One Thioclava electrotropha DNA segment encodes these proteins:
- a CDS encoding ceramide glucosyltransferase produces the protein MTILLLSLAALLGLTLTAHLLSAAMTAWRESRPAKPVPDELPFIALMRPVCGVDPFDAETLGSSFNLDYPNYEVIFCAPSERDPACALVRRLIEENPQVRARLLTGLDAVSGNPKLNNLHKGLSATEAEWLAMADSNLLLPRDYLQRLVAEWRPGTGLVSAPPVAERPGNLWGAVEAAFLNTNQARWQVTADMIGMGFAQGKSLFWRRDILMAGGGFAALGRNMAEDVASTKLVRRQGLKVRLTRHLFAQPIGMRSARAVWDRQLRWSKVRRDGFVMIFAAEIAQGPFLPFLAALTLAALGAMPWIALPLLVALWYGAEVLLARIAGWPASARDIAGFAIRDAMLPALWLMTWFGRDFTWRGNDMTHRDVARSDAPVTE, from the coding sequence ATGACGATCCTTCTGCTGTCCCTCGCAGCCCTTCTGGGCCTCACCCTCACGGCGCATCTTCTGAGCGCCGCGATGACCGCGTGGCGCGAATCCCGCCCCGCTAAACCGGTGCCCGACGAGTTGCCCTTCATCGCGCTGATGCGCCCGGTCTGCGGGGTCGATCCCTTCGACGCGGAGACGCTGGGCTCCTCCTTCAACCTCGACTACCCGAATTACGAGGTGATCTTCTGCGCGCCGTCGGAGCGCGATCCGGCCTGCGCGCTGGTCCGCCGCCTGATCGAGGAGAACCCACAGGTGCGCGCGCGGCTTCTGACGGGGCTCGACGCGGTGTCGGGCAATCCGAAGCTCAACAACCTGCACAAGGGGCTGTCGGCGACCGAGGCGGAGTGGCTCGCGATGGCCGACAGCAATCTGCTGCTGCCGCGCGACTACCTGCAGCGGCTGGTGGCGGAATGGCGGCCCGGCACCGGGCTCGTATCCGCCCCGCCGGTGGCCGAGCGCCCGGGCAATCTCTGGGGCGCGGTGGAGGCGGCTTTCCTCAACACCAATCAGGCGCGCTGGCAGGTGACCGCCGACATGATCGGGATGGGCTTCGCGCAGGGAAAATCTCTGTTCTGGCGGCGCGATATTCTGATGGCGGGCGGCGGTTTCGCGGCGCTGGGGCGCAACATGGCCGAGGACGTGGCCTCGACCAAACTGGTGCGCCGTCAGGGCCTTAAGGTGCGGCTGACGCGGCACCTTTTCGCGCAACCGATCGGGATGCGCTCGGCCCGCGCGGTCTGGGACCGGCAGTTGCGCTGGTCCAAGGTGCGCCGCGACGGATTCGTGATGATTTTCGCAGCCGAGATCGCGCAGGGCCCGTTCCTGCCCTTCCTCGCCGCGCTTACCCTCGCCGCTTTGGGCGCGATGCCGTGGATCGCCCTGCCGCTTCTGGTGGCGCTGTGGTACGGTGCCGAGGTGCTGCTCGCCCGGATCGCGGGCTGGCCCGCCTCGGCGCGCGACATCGCGGGCTTCGCGATCCGCGACGCGATGCTGCCCGCGCTGTGGCTGATGACATGGTTCGGGCGCGATTTCACCTGGCGCGGCAATGACATGACCCACCGGGACGTCGCCCGCAGCGACGCCCCCGTCACGGAGTAA
- the uraH gene encoding hydroxyisourate hydrolase produces the protein MAGYLTTHVLDTARGCPAEGLKITLFALNGVDREVLAEMVTNADGRTDSPILPVERFRTGQFELVFAAGDYLRASGQGAPEPLFLDEIPIRFGMNDAGAHYHVPLLLSPYGYSTYRGS, from the coding sequence ATGGCAGGATATCTGACCACCCATGTGCTCGACACGGCACGGGGATGCCCGGCGGAAGGGCTCAAGATCACGCTCTTCGCGCTCAACGGGGTCGACCGTGAGGTGCTGGCCGAAATGGTGACGAATGCCGATGGGCGCACCGACTCGCCGATCCTGCCGGTGGAGCGATTTCGCACCGGCCAGTTCGAGCTGGTCTTCGCCGCAGGCGACTATCTGAGGGCGAGCGGGCAGGGGGCGCCAGAGCCGCTGTTCCTCGATGAAATCCCGATCCGGTTCGGCATGAATGACGCCGGGGCGCATTACCATGTGCCGCTTCTGCTCTCGCCTTATGGCTACTCCACCTATCGCGGCAGCTGA
- a CDS encoding urate hydroxylase PuuD codes for MDYTFFLEWVQFAVRWLHVITAIAWIGSSFYFIALDLGLVPEPGAPKGVHGAAWQVHGGGFYHIQKYLVAPAQMPDRLTWFKWESYMTWLSGFAMMVVLYWTQAQFYLIDPRVMELPVWGAILISIGSLALGWLLYDLICKSSFGENNTRLMLGLYVILVAMAWGYTQVFSGRAALLHLGAFTATIMTANVFLIIIPNQKIVVADLMAGRTPDPKYGKIAKQRSTHNNYLTLPVIFLMLSNHYPLAFASAYNWLIASLVFLMGVTIRHFFNTHHAHKGKPWWTWGATAALFVAIVWLSAIPKADAGEDMEDSAMLTPFEQRFAAAPGFDEVSGIVMGRCSMCHANEPGYEGIGHAPKGIKLETPREIAAAARQIYVQAGLTDAMPPANLSYMEPQERAAIRAWFRAGEAGTKGAGETDRAEAMIAAPHPNAS; via the coding sequence ATGGATTACACGTTTTTTCTGGAATGGGTGCAGTTTGCGGTGCGCTGGCTGCATGTGATCACCGCGATCGCGTGGATCGGGTCGTCCTTTTATTTCATCGCGCTTGATCTGGGGCTGGTGCCCGAGCCCGGTGCCCCCAAGGGGGTGCATGGCGCGGCGTGGCAGGTCCATGGCGGCGGCTTTTACCATATTCAGAAATACCTCGTCGCACCCGCGCAGATGCCCGACCGGCTGACCTGGTTCAAATGGGAAAGCTACATGACGTGGCTTTCGGGCTTTGCGATGATGGTGGTGCTCTACTGGACGCAAGCGCAGTTCTACCTGATCGACCCGCGGGTGATGGAGTTGCCCGTGTGGGGGGCGATCCTGATCTCGATCGGCTCGCTCGCGCTGGGTTGGCTCCTCTACGATCTGATCTGCAAATCGAGCTTTGGCGAGAACAACACGCGGCTGATGCTGGGCCTCTACGTCATTCTCGTCGCGATGGCTTGGGGCTATACGCAGGTTTTCTCGGGCCGCGCGGCGCTGCTGCATCTGGGCGCCTTCACCGCGACGATCATGACCGCGAATGTGTTCCTGATCATCATACCGAACCAGAAGATCGTGGTCGCGGATCTAATGGCGGGGCGCACGCCCGATCCGAAATACGGCAAGATCGCCAAGCAGCGCTCGACGCATAACAACTACCTGACGCTGCCGGTTATCTTCCTGATGCTGTCGAACCATTATCCGCTGGCCTTCGCTAGCGCGTATAACTGGCTGATCGCCTCTCTGGTGTTCCTGATGGGCGTGACGATCCGGCATTTCTTCAACACCCATCACGCCCATAAGGGCAAGCCGTGGTGGACATGGGGGGCGACCGCGGCGCTGTTCGTCGCGATCGTCTGGCTGTCCGCGATTCCGAAAGCGGATGCTGGCGAGGACATGGAGGACAGCGCGATGCTTACCCCCTTCGAGCAGCGCTTCGCCGCTGCACCCGGCTTCGACGAGGTCAGCGGGATCGTCATGGGGCGCTGTTCGATGTGCCATGCGAACGAGCCCGGCTATGAAGGGATCGGTCATGCGCCGAAGGGCATCAAGCTGGAGACACCGCGCGAAATTGCCGCCGCCGCACGGCAGATCTATGTGCAAGCCGGGCTGACCGATGCGATGCCCCCCGCGAATTTGAGCTACATGGAGCCGCAGGAGCGCGCCGCCATCCGGGCTTGGTTCCGGGCGGGCGAGGCCGGGACGAAAGGCGCAGGCGAGACGGATCGGGCGGAGGCCATGATCGCTGCGCCCCATCCCAA
- a CDS encoding UDP-2,3-diacylglucosamine diphosphatase: protein MSRSRHHNKQRYRSLFLSDFHLGSRGCSPGPILDFLQSVQADAIYLVGDILDLWHGGPVQWGDIHAEIIETLEAHAEAGTRIVYLPGNHDAALRSPGMNFLSFELTETALHVGADGQRYLIVHGDQCDARILRWHAMTRFGSRMDALFRGIDAWLRRRRDVSETERTLIQLAIEGINQLIARGSGYEHRLIALASEAGVDGIICGHSHKPALRDVDGLTYANCGDWVDSLTALAEDSSGALQLLQWGAEPAAVTETGTRPAVAKVRA, encoded by the coding sequence ATGAGCCGATCGCGCCATCACAACAAACAACGCTACCGCAGCCTTTTCCTGTCGGATTTCCACCTCGGTTCGCGCGGGTGCAGCCCTGGCCCGATCCTCGACTTCCTTCAAAGCGTTCAGGCCGACGCGATCTACCTCGTCGGCGATATCCTCGATCTCTGGCATGGCGGACCCGTGCAATGGGGCGACATTCATGCCGAGATCATCGAGACCCTCGAAGCTCATGCCGAAGCCGGGACGCGCATCGTCTATCTGCCCGGAAACCACGATGCGGCTTTGCGCTCGCCGGGGATGAATTTCCTCAGCTTCGAGCTTACCGAGACCGCGCTGCATGTCGGCGCGGACGGGCAACGCTACCTCATCGTGCATGGCGATCAATGCGATGCGCGCATCCTGCGCTGGCACGCGATGACCCGTTTCGGGAGCCGGATGGACGCGCTGTTCCGCGGCATCGATGCCTGGCTGCGCCGTCGCCGCGATGTCTCCGAGACCGAGCGCACCCTGATCCAACTCGCCATCGAAGGCATCAATCAGCTAATCGCGCGCGGCTCGGGCTATGAGCATCGGCTGATCGCGCTGGCCTCCGAAGCCGGGGTCGACGGAATTATCTGCGGCCACTCGCACAAGCCTGCTTTGCGCGATGTCGACGGGCTGACCTATGCCAATTGCGGCGATTGGGTGGACAGCCTGACCGCCCTGGCCGAGGATAGTTCCGGCGCATTGCAACTTCTTCAATGGGGCGCGGAGCCCGCTGCGGTCACCGAGACCGGCACCCGCCCCGCCGTCGCAAAGGTACGCGCATGA